Proteins encoded within one genomic window of Setaria italica strain Yugu1 chromosome IV, Setaria_italica_v2.0, whole genome shotgun sequence:
- the LOC101758929 gene encoding uncharacterized protein LOC101758929: MSSPGRQPAAASPPPTQLMDRRSSSGGAGAAEADPERIPAAVFERDDPSESNKDWSMMSTESVFGLQVAPSSDFTGFFLAHPELMDIATPPRSSTVATPPRTSAADDADDDDAKAPVISPPFDSIPELPDNTMKGNYSFAFPNLIEDRRNFSKKAAPQEEEQPAAAAPTLPAEAAPAPAQEEAQAQRQASSKPEEAPKPASGKGGLFSCFPCC, translated from the exons atgtcgTCGCCCGGGCGCCAGCCggcggccgcctcgccgcctccgacgcAGCTGATGGACCGGCGCTCGTCatcgggcggcgccggggcggcggaggccgacCCGGAGCGGATCCCCGCGGCGGTGTTCGAGCGGGACGACCCGTCGGAGTCGAACAAGGACTGGAGCATGATGTCCACGGAGTCGGTGTTCGGGCTCCAGGTCGCGCCGTCCAGCGACTTCACCGGCTTCTTCCTGGCGCACCCGGAGCTCATGGACATCGCCACGCCGCCGCGATCCAGCACGgtcgccacgccgccgcgcaccagcgcggccgacgacgccgacgacgacgacgccaagGCCCCCGTCATCTCGCCGCCCTTCGACAGCATCCCGGAGCTCCCCGATAACACCATGAAGGGCAACTACTCCTTCGCCTTCCCAAA CTTGATAGAGGACCGGAGGAACTTCTCCAAGAAGGCGGCTccgcaggaggaggagcagccagcggcagcggcgccgacaTTGCCGGCTGAGGCGGCGCCAGCACCGGCACAAGAGGAAGCGCAGGCGCAGAGGCAGGCGAGCAGCAAACCGGAGGAAGCTCCGAAGCCGGCATCAGGAAAGGGCGGCTTGTTCTCGTGCTTCCCCTGCTGCTGA
- the LOC101785643 gene encoding cysteine synthase, which yields MAGEEAGRRGVPSLLNPSSSSSEGQQEHIASDVTQLIGWTPLIELKRIASKDGVDARIVGKVEAYQPLCSVKDRSALRMIEDAEERGLISPGVTTLVEPTSGNLGLGIVLIALRKGYRFVAVMPGQYSLDKQILLRYMGAELYLTDPALGFPGITKKVEELKEELPNVHVLDQFSNKANPEAHIRWTGPEIWKDTAGKVDIFVAGSGSGGTVTGVGKYLKMQNPAIKIICVEPAESPVVSGGEPGKHKIQGIGPGFIPEVLDTSVIDESVTVTTEEAMVTARRLAKEEGLLVGISSGANMAACLKVASREENKGKMIVTMFPSGGERYMNSDLFAAVREECIAMTF from the exons ATGGCGGGAGAGGAGGCTGGGAGGAGAGGTGTTCCCTCCCTGCTGAACCCGTCTTCGTCTTCCAGCGAAGGGCAGCAAGAACACATCGCCTCTGATGTCACACAG CTCATCGGATGGACGCCTCTGATCGAGCTAAAGCGAATCGCCAGCAAGGATGGGGTTGACGCCCGGATCGTCGGCAAGGTCGAGGCATATCAGCCCCTCTGCTCCGTCAAGGATCGAAGCGCTTTGAG GATGATAGAAGATGCAGAGGAGAGGGGATTGATTTCACCTGGTGTCACAACACTCGTCGAGCCGACAAGCGGCAACTTGGGGTTAGGAATTGTCCTCATTGCTCTTCGCAAAGGCTACAGGTTTGTCGCAGTTATGCCGGGTCAATATTCACTTGATAAGCAGATCCTGTTGAGATACATGGGTGCAGAGTTGTACTTGACTG ATCCAGCCCTTGGGTTTCCAGGCATAACCAAGAAGGTTGAAGAGCTCAAAGAAGAATTGCCCAATGTACATGTTCTTGATCAATTCTCGAACAAAGCAAATCCTGAAGCACATATTAGGTGGACTG GACCTGAGATTTGGAAGGACACTGCTGGCAAGGTGGACATATTTGTAGCTGGTTCTGGCTCAGGAGGTACGGTAACAGGTGTTGGAAAGTATCTGAAGATGCAAAACCCAGCTATCAAGATCATCTGTGTTGAGCCTGCAGAGTCTCCAGTTGTTTCAG GTGGCGAACCAGGAAAACATAAAATCCAGGGAATAGGCCCGGGATTTATACCTGAAGTACTGGACACCTCAGTTATCGATGAGTCTGTCACAGTGACCACTGAGGAGGCAATGGTGACCGCAAGGAGACTGGCCAAGGAAGAGGGCCTTCTTGTGGGTATATCTTCTGGAGCAAACATGGCAGCATGCTTGAAG GTCGCGTCGAGAGAAGAAAACAAGGGGAAGATGATTGTCACCATGTTTCCAAGCGGGGGCGAGAGATACATGAACTCCGACCTATTTGCAGCTGTGAGAGAGGAGTGTATTGCCATGACATTTTGA